In one Oryza glaberrima chromosome 2, OglaRS2, whole genome shotgun sequence genomic region, the following are encoded:
- the LOC127764235 gene encoding AP-2 complex subunit mu, whose amino-acid sequence MPVAASAIYFLNLRGDVLINRLYRDDVGGNMVDAFRMHIMQTKELGTCPVRQIGGCSFLYMRISNVYIVIVVSSNANVACAFKFVVEAVALFKSYFGGAFDEDAIRNNFVLIYELLDEIMDFGYPQNLSPEILKLYITQEGVRSPFSSKPSDKPVPNATLQVTGAVGWRREGLMYKKNEVFLDIVESVNLLMSSKGSVLRCDVTGKILMKCFLSGMPDLKLGLNDKIGLEKEAQLKSRPAKSGKTIELDDVTFHQCVNLTRFNSEKTVSFVPPDGEFELMKYRITEGVNLPFRVLPTIKELGRTRMEINVKVKSVFGAKMFALGVVVKVPVPKQTAKTSFQTTSGKAKYNASIDSLVWKIRKFPGQTEATMSAEVELISTMGEKKSWNRPPIQMEFQVPMFTASGLRVRFLKVWEKSGYNTVEWVRYITRAGSYEIRC is encoded by the exons atgccggtggcggcgtcggccatCTACTTCCTCAACCTCCGAGGGGACGTCCTCATCAACCGCCTCTACCGCGACGATGTCGG GGGAAATATGGTTGATGCATTCAGGATGCACATTATGCAAACAAAAGAACTGGGTACATGCCCTGTTCGGCAAATAGGAGGCTGTTCATTCCTTTACATGAGGATTAGTAATGTCTATATTGTGATCGTGGTTAGCAGCAATGCTAATGTTGCTTGTGCTTTCAAGTTTGTCGTGGAG GCAGTGGCTCTTTTCAAGTCATACTTTGGTGGTGCTTTTGATGAAGATGCTATCAGAAATAACTTTGTTTTAATCTATGAGCTTCTTGATG AAATTATGGACTTCGGTTACCCTCAAAACCTCTCACCTGAAATCTTAAAATTGTATATAACTCAAGAAGGAGTTCGGTCGCCATTTTCCTCCAAG CCTTCAGATAAGCCTGTTCCGAATGCCACTCTACAAGTTACTGGTGCTGTTGGTTGGAGAAGAGAGGGTCTTATGTACAAGAAAAACGAG GTTTTCTTGGACATTGTTGAAAGTGTAAATCTTCTTATGTCTTCTAAAG GGAGTGTTCTACGATGCGATGTGACTGGGAAGATTCTTATGAAGTGCTTCCTTTCTGGAATGCCTGATCTGAAATTGGGATTAAATGACAAGATCGGGCTTGAAAAAGAAGCTCAACTCAAGTCCAGGCCTGCAAAGAG CGGAAAGACCATTGAGCTTGATGATGTCACATTCCACCAGTGTGTCAACTTGACAAGATTTAACTCAGAAAAGACAGTCAGCTTTGTGCCGCCAGACGGTGAATTTGAATTGATGAA ATATCGAATCACTGAGGGTGTAAATCTCCCATTCCGGGTTCTACCAACAATTAAGGAATTGGGCCGAACACGCATGGAGATAAATGTTAAA GTTAAGAGTGTTTTTGGTGCTAAGATGTTTGCACTTGGTGTTGTCGTCAAAGTCCCTGTTCCAAAACAAACAGCAAAGACTAGTTTCCAAACCACATCTGGGAAAGCCAAATATAATGCTTCAATTGATTCCCTAGTGTGGAA GATCAGGAAGTTCCCTGGACAAACTGAGGCAACCATGAGTGCCGAAGTTGAGCTGATTTCTACAATGGGGGAAAAGAAATCATGGAACAGGCCACCAATTCAGATGGAATTCCAG GTTCCTATGTTTACTGCTTCTGGGTTACGAGTTCGGTTCCTTAAG GTGTGGGAGAAGAGCGGTTACAACACCGTTGAGTGGGTTCGCTACATAACAAGGGCTGGATCATATGAGATAAGGTGTTAG
- the LOC127764505 gene encoding acetylornithine deacetylase gives MASPSLRDAVGGLDRDPFVSLLGKLIGESRRLQNDPPALVPQEDLVAQHVVDALLPVSTETGGGPLVVRKVSYAEGRSNVIVEYPGTVPGCAVSFVGMHMDVVPANPDEWDFDPFSLTFDSEDKDKLRGRGTTDCLGHVALVAQLMRRLGEVKPVLKHSVIAVFIANEENSLITGIGVDGLVKDGLLDKLKNGPLFWIDTADKQPCIGTGGVITWHLKAIGKLFHSGLAHKAINAMELNMEALKEIQTMFYNDFPPHEKEKLYKFATPSTIKPTKWSYPGGGLNQIPGECTISGDIRLTPFYSTTSVVKKLQEYVHDINENIEKLPTRGPVSKYVLPDENLRGRLEITIDEDIMNGVACNLESRGFQALCKATEEIVGHVEPYSITGSLPLIRELQDEGFDVQTAGYGLLKTYHAKNEYCLFSDMAQGFQVFLSIISQLEADV, from the exons ATGGCATCGCCGTCGCTCAGGGACGCCGTGGGCGGCCTCGACCGCGACCCCTTCGTCTCCCTCCTCGGGAAGCTCATCGGCGAGTCCCGCCGCCTGCAGAACGACCCGCCGGCCCTCGTCCCGCAGGAGGACCTCGTGGCGCAGCACGTGGTCGACGCGCTCCTCCCGGTGTCCACGGAAACCGGGGGCGGCCCGCTCGTCGTGCGGAAGGTGAGCTACGCCGAGGGTCGGAGCAACGTCATCGTCGAGTACCCCGGCACCGTCCCCGGCTGCGCCGTCTCCTTCGTCGGCATGCACATGGACGTCGTCCCCGCCAACCCCGACGAATGG GATTTCGATCCCTTCTCACTAACGTTTGACAGTGAAGACAAGGACAAACTTAGGGGCCGTGGGACAACCGACTGCCTTGGCCATGTGGCACTGGTTGCTCAGCTCATGAGGAGACTTGGTGAGGTCAAGCCGGTGCTGAAACATTCGGTCATTGCGGTGTTCATTGCCAATGAGGAAAACTCACTTATCACTGGCATTGGTGTCGATGGCCTTGTGAAGGATGGGTTGCTGGATAAGCTCAAGAATGGACCCTT GTTTTGGATAGATACAGCCGATAAGCAGCCTTGCATCGGCACCGGTGGAGTGATTACATGGCATCTGAAGGCAATTGGGAAGCTATTCCACAGTGGCCTCGCACATAAG GCCATAAATGCCATGGAGTTAAATATGGAAGCACTGAAAGAAATACAGACTATGTTTTACAACGATTTCCCTCCACATGAGAAAGAGAAGCTCTATAAGTTTGCTACCCCATCTACGATCAAACCAACAAAATGGAGCT ATCCTGGTGGGGGTCTGAATCAAATTCCTGGAGAATGTACAATTTCAGGGGATATAAG GTTGACTCCTTTCTACAG CACGACATCTGTAGTGAAGAAATTACAAGAGTATGTACATGATATAAATGAGAACATTGAAAAGCTTCCTACTCGTGGTCCGGTATCTAAATATGTTCTTCCTGATGAAAACCTCCGAGGAAG GCTTGAGATCACTATTGATGAAGATATTATGAATGGGGTGGCCTGTAATCTTGAGTCGCGAGGCTTTCAAGCATTATGCAAAGCAACTGAGGAAATTGTCGGCCACGTGGAACCATATTCCATTACTGGGAGTCTGCCCCTGATTAGGGAATTACAG GATGAAGGGTTTGATGTTCAGACTGCTGGATATG GCTTACTCAAGACATACCACGCAAAGAACGAGTACTGTCTATTTTCAGATATGGCCCAAGGCTTTCAAGTGTTTCTGAGCATCATTTCACAGTTGGAAGCAGATGTTTGA